The nucleotide window ACCGACAAGCGGGTCAATCTGGTCACGCCCGCGTTGTTCGCCCGCTATCCGGACGCGGCCGCGCTGGCCGGGGCCGAGCGGGCCGATCTGGAGGAGCTGCTGAAGCCGACCGGCTTCTTCCGGGCCAAGACCGACACGGTGCTCAAGCTCGGTGCCGCGCTGGTCGAGCGGTACGACGGTGAGGTGCCGGCCAAACTCAAGGAGCTGGTCACCCTGCCCGGCGTCGGCCGGAAGACGGCCAACGTGGTCCTGGGCAATGCGTTCGACGTCCCCGGGATCACCGTCGACACCCACGTCGGCCGGCTGGTGCGCCGCTTCGGCTGGACCATCGAGACCGAGCCCGACAAGGTCGAAGCCGAGATCGGCGAGCTGTTCCCGCGCAAGGACTGGACCCAGCTCAGCCAGAACATCATCTGGCACGGCCGCCGCCGCTGCCATGCCCGCAACCCCGCTTGCGGCGCCTGCCCGCTTGCCCGCTGGTGCCCGTCCTACGGCGAGGGGCCGACCGACCCGGCCAAGGCAGCCAAGCTGGTCCGGGAACCGCGCGGATGAGTGGTTCGGGTGTCCGGGGTCTTGTCGTTGCGGGGGTTGTCGGCGCACTTGTCGTGGTGGCCGGGTGTGGCAGTTCGGACGGCGCCGGACAGGCCGGGCCATCATCGATCGGGTCGCCGTCGTCCGCGGCGTCGAGTGCGTCGAGCAGCGAACTGGCCCAGTTGAAGAAGGAGGCCGGGATCGCGGATTGTCCGACCAGCGATCCCAACGTGGCGGCCCGGGCCGACGGGTTGCCCGACGTCACGTTGGACTGTCTCGGCGGCGGCCGCGAGGTCCGGCTGGCCGGGTTGCGGGGTACGCCGATGGTGATCAACATCTGGGCCCAGTGGTGCCGGCCGTGCCGGCAGGAGGCGCCGCATCTGGCATCGCTCTCGGCGAAGGCGGGCGACAAGATCAACTTCCTCGGCATCGACTACAACGATCCCGATCCGGCCGCCGCGATCCAGTATGCCGGAATGGCCGACTGGAGCTATCCGCAACTGCAGGATCAAGATCAACAACTCAAGGCGCCGCTGAAGATCCTTGGCCCGCCGCAGACGTTCTTCGTCGACGCGGACGGCAAGATCACCTACCGGCACAACGGTCCCTACACCTCCGATCAACAACTGCGGCGAGACATCGATGATCATCTCGGGGTCCCATTGTGAGGACCGACGACGAGTTACCGGCGTGGTTGAACACCCTGCGCGACACCTTGAGTGATCCCGGTACGCCGTACCGATTCACTCAGCAGGAACGTCGTCCCGCCGCGGTGTTGATCTTGTTCGGGGAAGGAGCTGACGGCCCGGATCTGCTGTTCATCGAGCGGTCGTCGTTGCTGCGTTCGCATCCTGGACAGATGGCGTTTCCCGGCGGGGGCTTCGAACCCGATGATCATGATCTGGCCGCGACCGCGCTGCGCGAGGCACACGAGGAGACCGGCCTGGATCCCGACGGTGTCGACGTGTTCGGCGAGCTCGCCACCATCGAGGTGCCGATCAGCGGCTACCGGGTGACTCCGGAACTAGGCTGGTGGCGGCGGCCGAGTCCGGTCACCGCAGCCGACCCCGGCGAGGTCGCCTCCGTACACCGGATTCCGATCGCGGAGCTGACCGAGCCCGCCAACCGTTTCGCGATGACTCACCCCAGCGGCCGGATCGGACCGGGCTTCCTGATCGGCGATCTGCTGATCTGGGGTCTGACCGCCCACATGGTCAACGGCGTACTGTCGCGCGGAGGATGGCAACGGCCATGGGATCGCCACCGCACCATGGCCGTACCGCAGCGCTATCTCGGCCGGCCGGAGAACACGGATCCCGGACCGGACGTGGTGGACGACAGAGAAGATGATCTTGAACTGGCAGAGGAGCAGCCCGATGACCGATGACCTGACCGACCAGCTGGCGGCCCGGTTCGCGAACCTGCTGCCGGAGCATGCCGATGTCGGCGGAGAGCTGCTGCAGCGCTACGCCGAGCCGCACCGGCACTATCACGACCGGCGGCACCTGGCTCGGGTGCTGGACCAGGTGGAAGGGCTGGCCACCGGCAAGCATGATCTTTTCCTGGTCCGGCTGGCGGCCTGGTTCCACGACGCGGTGTACGCGATTCCGGTCGGGCAGATCAGCAACGAGGAAGCCTCGGCCCGGTTGGCGATCCGGACGCTCGGACGGTGCGGATTCGAGCAGGAGGAGATCGGCGAGGTCGCCCGGCTGGTACGGCTGACCGAGACCCATCGACCCACCGGCTCGGATCCCGACGGCGAGTTGCTGTGCGATGCCGACCTGTCCATCCTCGCGGCGGAACCGGACGAGTATCGCCGCTACGTCGACGATGTCCGGCAGGAGTACGCGAAGGTCGATGATCATGACTTCGCCCGCGGCCGGCTCGATGTGCTGCTCAAGTTCGGCGGGCGGGAGATCTACCGGACCAGTAAGGGCCGCAAGCTGAACCCGGCCGCCCAGGCCAACGTCACCAACGAAGCATTCCGGCTGATCGAACAGCTCGGCATCGGTGATCAACTGGATCCGGACGGCTGGCCCCTCAACACCCGCTGACCCCAGCTGCTCGCCCGGCCCCTGATCTCGATTCGGGCCACGCATCTCCACACTGGTACAACTCCGGCCTGTACCGCCCGATCCCCTGCCTGTCGGCAATCGACCGGCAGCCCGAACTCGTGACAACACGACTTTGGGTGGTGCTGCGCGCGGCCCAACCGCCGAGCTTGCGACAGTGCGAGGAACCAGGGCTGATCCCGCCTGTCGAAGGGCGCGCGGGTATTTGTCCGAGGTTGTTCGGATTATTCCGAGCTAACGCAGCAGACTTCGCCCGATCGTGTGCTGCTGGCTCGGCCAAACAGTAGGACCCTCGGCGAAATCTAGTGATCTCGAGCAATCGACCCATTGCATCCATTGCGGCTTGGGGATTCCTTGTGGGTTGGTCGACTCTGCGAATTGCAGGAGGTTCTGGTCGATCCGGGCCTGCTGTGGGTGCGGGACCTCCTCGGATCCGAGCCCGTTGGGATGAGCGCTGGAGCGGCTCCTTGGTTCGGCAGGGTGTGCGAATTGCAGGAGGTTCTGGTCGATCCGGGCCTGCTGTGGGTGCGGGACCTCCTCGGATCCGAGCCCGTTGGGATGAGCGCTGGAGCGGCTCCTTGGCTCGGCAGGGTGTGCGAATTGCAGGAGGTTCGGGTCGATCCGGGCCCGCTATGGGTGCAAGACCTCCTTGGATCCGGTCCTTTCGGATCTGATGGACGGCGCGCTTTGGTGACCGGGGCGCGAACCGGCGCCGTCACCGGCGCGGACCGCGACTTTGGTGACCCAGGTTGCGAAGCGTGGCAGGAGGCTGCTGTGGCGACAGTCCCGCTGGGGTAGAGAGCCACGCGTTGAGCGGGTCCGCGGACGGATTCGGCGCGGATGACCTGGATGGCCCGGCCATCCGCACCGTGCCAGCTCGTTACCGCATCACAGCTACCTGGCGGATCGATGCAGCATGCGTACGCCGTGCGGATTGTGTGCCTGGGGTCGTGATCATCCGAGCGGCCGACGGCGAGCTGGGTACTGGCGCTAGCTCCTGCTGGTGTGCAGGGCTTCGCGCAGGGAGACTCGGGATCCCGTACGAAGCAGGGCGTTGCGGTAGATCCGGGCGGCGACCAAGATCACCACGACGGTGCTGGCGACCAAGATCAACAGCGACAGCAGCGGTTCCCACCAGGCGGCTTCGGAGAGGAAGATCCGCAGCGGCATACCGACGGCGGCCGAGAACGGAACGTACGACATGATCGTCACCACGAGATCGTTGTTGTTGAAGAAGATCACCAGGAAGTACGGGATCATCACCAGCATGGTGACCGGCGCCACCGTGGACTGCACGTCCTCCTGTCGCGACACCAACGACGCGGCGGCGGCGAACAACGCAGCCAGCAACACGAATCCGATCACGAAGAAGACGACGAACCAGGCCAGCGGCGCGCCCAGTGCCGACAACAGCTCGTTGTTGCCGGTGACCGTCATGCCGATCACCGCACAGGCACCGATCAGCACCACCTGGCCGAAGGCGAGCAAACTGTTGCCGACGATCTTGCCGGTCAGCAACACCCGAGCCGGGATGGTGGACAACAGGATCTCGACGATCCGGGTCTGCTTCTCCTCCACCACACTCTGTGCGATGGTGCCGCCGAAGGTGGTCGCCGAGATGAAGAACAGCAGCCCGAATCCGAGCGCTGCCAGGTAGCGCACCCCGGGTGGTGTCGCGTTCGGGTTGAGCAACTCCACCGATGGGCTGATGCTGAGCGCGGCCACCAGGTTGTCCGGGGCCGAGTCGTCGGCGATGATCTTGAAACCGGTCGGGTTGCCGGAGTCGCTGATCACCGCGGCGTCGACGGTGCCGTCGTTGATCAACTTCTCCGCGGCATCGCGATCGGGTACGGACTTCACCGTGACGTTGGGTACGTGGGCGAGTTCGGCGGCGGCCGGTCCGACCGCGGCGACGGCGACGGTGGTGGTGGACTGGCGTTGGCTGAGTGCACCGCCGATGATCACTGCCGCCAGCACCGCGACCAGCATCAGCCCGGTGGAGATCAGGAATGCCTTGCTCCGGACCCGGGCGATGATCTCGCGTTCGGCGACCAGCCAGACGGACTGGCCGAGATTCGGCGTCGACGGGCCGTTGCCACCGGCCGGGGACGTCGTGGACTGAAGGGTGCTGGTCACTGGATGACCTCCTTGAAGATCTCGGCCAGCCGGGGCCGGTGCGGGGTGAAGTTGAAGACGGGACCGCGTTCGATCGCGTTGCGCAGCACGGCCTGCGCTGCCTCGGGCGACTCGGCGTCGAAGAGCGCGTTCGGTCCGTCGAACTCGCGGACCACGATGCCGGGTTGATCACGGAGCCAGCCGGCGTCGGCGCCGAACGTGGCCCGATAGCTGCTGCCGGCGTACTGCTCCCGCAACTCCTCCCGGTCCCCGGCGGCGCGGATGCTGCCATCGGCAATGATCACCAGGTCGTCGCAGAGCCGTTCCACGATGTCCAACTGGTGCGAGGAGAACAGCACCGGCACGCCGGCAGCAGCACGTTCGGCCAGCACGCCGAGCACCACCTCGACGGCCAGCGGATCGAGACCGGAGAACGGCTCGTCCAAGATCAACGCCTCCGGGTCGTGCACCAGCGCGGCCGCGACCTGGGCTCGTTGCTGGTTGCCCAAGGAGAGTGCCTCGACCCGATCACCGATCCGGTCGGCCAACCCGAGCTTGTCCAGCAGGTCGGTGGTGTTGCTGCGGGCCGCCGCCGGTGTCAGTCCGTGTAGCCGGGCCAGATAGATCAGCTGCTCACCGATCGGCATCTTCGGATACAGCCCGCGTTCCTCCGGCATGTAGCCGAAGCGGCGCCGGTCGGACTCGGTGATCTCGGCGCCGTTCAGCCGCACCTCGCCGCTGTCGGCGGTCAGTACGCCGAGCATGATCCGCATCGTGGTGGTCTTGCCGGCACCGTTGCGTCCGACGAACCCGGTCAGCCGTCCGCTCTCGACGGTGAAGCTCACGTCGGTGAGCACCCGGCGCCCGTCGAACGATCTGTTGATCTTCTTCACTTCCAGCATGCTCACACCGTACGAAGATCAACATCGTCGGCGCATCCCCCGCACGGTGGGTCTTCGTCCCTCCACCTCACGACGGAGATCCTCCGACTTGCCAGCGTCAGGAAGCGCGATAGCGCCTTCTCCCGCTGACAAGTCGGGGGTTATGGGGTCAGTTCGGCTTGCTGGACGCAGATCGCGATCTGGACCCGGTTGTTGAGTTCGAGTCGGTCCAGCAGCCGGGACACGTACGTTTTCACCGTCGGCACCGACAGTTGCAGCCGGCCGGCGATCTCGGCGTTGTTGGCGCCGTCGGCAATCGCCATCGCCACCTCCAACTCCCGTTCGGACAACTCGGCGAGTCGTGCCCTGGCCCGCTCCCGGCGCTCGGTTCGGTCATCGGCCTGGACGTGGTGCAGCAGCGTACGAACCGCACTCGGCGACAGGATCGGCTCGCCGTCGCGGACCGCGCGGATCGCGGACACCAACTTCGCCGGCGGCGTGTCCTTGAGCAGGAATCCGTCCGCGCCGGCGGAGAGCGCGGCCAGCACCATGTCGTCGGTGTCGAAGGTGGTCAGCGCGATCACCGTGATCGTCGGGTGGCCGGCGGTGATCTCGCGGGTGGTCCGGATGCCGTCCAGCACCGGCATCCGCAGATCCATCAGGATCAGGTCGGGTTGCAGGGTTCCCAACTGTGCAAGGCAATCTCGGCCGTTGATCGCCTCACCGACGACGCTGAAATCGGGCTGACCGCCGAGCATCAGCCCCAGCGCCGACCGTACGATCGGATCGTCGTCGACGATCAGGATCCGTGTCGGTCGGCTCGGATCCGACTCGGTCCCGGTCGATCGGCCAGCTGGCGGCTCAGTCACGCCGACCACGGTAGCCGGACCTGCAGTTGGTAGCGGTCGAAGCGGCTGCCGGACTGCAGCGTGCCGCCGAGCAGCGCCACGCGCTCCTGCAACCCGATCAGGCCGAAGCCGGAGTCGGGCAGTGACGAGCCGACGATCCGCAACGGGTTGCTGATCGTCACCGTCACCTGCTCGCCGACCGCGCCCTCGATGGTCACACTCACTGGCGCACCGGGTGCGTGCCGGGACGCGTTCGTCAACCCCTCCTGGACGATCCGGTAGACGGCCCGGCCGAGTTGGTCGGGCAGCCGCTCGGAGATCATCGGGTCGATCTGATCGATCACCTCCATCCCGGCGGCTCGGTTGAAGGTGATCAACTCAGCGACGTCCGCCGAGGTCGGCAACGGCCGGGTGCCGTCGCCGCCGTCGGTGTCCCGGAGCACACCGAGCACGTCGCGCAATTCGATCATGGCC belongs to Microlunatus elymi and includes:
- the nth gene encoding endonuclease III codes for the protein MNRVLHELYPDAHCELDFANPLQLLVATILSAQTTDKRVNLVTPALFARYPDAAALAGAERADLEELLKPTGFFRAKTDTVLKLGAALVERYDGEVPAKLKELVTLPGVGRKTANVVLGNAFDVPGITVDTHVGRLVRRFGWTIETEPDKVEAEIGELFPRKDWTQLSQNIIWHGRRRCHARNPACGACPLARWCPSYGEGPTDPAKAAKLVREPRG
- a CDS encoding TlpA family protein disulfide reductase, translating into MVAGCGSSDGAGQAGPSSIGSPSSAASSASSSELAQLKKEAGIADCPTSDPNVAARADGLPDVTLDCLGGGREVRLAGLRGTPMVINIWAQWCRPCRQEAPHLASLSAKAGDKINFLGIDYNDPDPAAAIQYAGMADWSYPQLQDQDQQLKAPLKILGPPQTFFVDADGKITYRHNGPYTSDQQLRRDIDDHLGVPL
- a CDS encoding NUDIX hydrolase; its protein translation is MRTDDELPAWLNTLRDTLSDPGTPYRFTQQERRPAAVLILFGEGADGPDLLFIERSSLLRSHPGQMAFPGGGFEPDDHDLAATALREAHEETGLDPDGVDVFGELATIEVPISGYRVTPELGWWRRPSPVTAADPGEVASVHRIPIAELTEPANRFAMTHPSGRIGPGFLIGDLLIWGLTAHMVNGVLSRGGWQRPWDRHRTMAVPQRYLGRPENTDPGPDVVDDREDDLELAEEQPDDR
- a CDS encoding HD domain-containing protein, which produces MTDDLTDQLAARFANLLPEHADVGGELLQRYAEPHRHYHDRRHLARVLDQVEGLATGKHDLFLVRLAAWFHDAVYAIPVGQISNEEASARLAIRTLGRCGFEQEEIGEVARLVRLTETHRPTGSDPDGELLCDADLSILAAEPDEYRRYVDDVRQEYAKVDDHDFARGRLDVLLKFGGREIYRTSKGRKLNPAAQANVTNEAFRLIEQLGIGDQLDPDGWPLNTR
- a CDS encoding ABC transporter permease; this encodes MTSTLQSTTSPAGGNGPSTPNLGQSVWLVAEREIIARVRSKAFLISTGLMLVAVLAAVIIGGALSQRQSTTTVAVAAVGPAAAELAHVPNVTVKSVPDRDAAEKLINDGTVDAAVISDSGNPTGFKIIADDSAPDNLVAALSISPSVELLNPNATPPGVRYLAALGFGLLFFISATTFGGTIAQSVVEEKQTRIVEILLSTIPARVLLTGKIVGNSLLAFGQVVLIGACAVIGMTVTGNNELLSALGAPLAWFVVFFVIGFVLLAALFAAAASLVSRQEDVQSTVAPVTMLVMIPYFLVIFFNNNDLVVTIMSYVPFSAAVGMPLRIFLSEAAWWEPLLSLLILVASTVVVILVAARIYRNALLRTGSRVSLREALHTSRS
- a CDS encoding ABC transporter ATP-binding protein — protein: MLEVKKINRSFDGRRVLTDVSFTVESGRLTGFVGRNGAGKTTTMRIMLGVLTADSGEVRLNGAEITESDRRRFGYMPEERGLYPKMPIGEQLIYLARLHGLTPAAARSNTTDLLDKLGLADRIGDRVEALSLGNQQRAQVAAALVHDPEALILDEPFSGLDPLAVEVVLGVLAERAAAGVPVLFSSHQLDIVERLCDDLVIIADGSIRAAGDREELREQYAGSSYRATFGADAGWLRDQPGIVVREFDGPNALFDAESPEAAQAVLRNAIERGPVFNFTPHRPRLAEIFKEVIQ
- a CDS encoding response regulator transcription factor, which gives rise to MTEPPAGRSTGTESDPSRPTRILIVDDDPIVRSALGLMLGGQPDFSVVGEAINGRDCLAQLGTLQPDLILMDLRMPVLDGIRTTREITAGHPTITVIALTTFDTDDMVLAALSAGADGFLLKDTPPAKLVSAIRAVRDGEPILSPSAVRTLLHHVQADDRTERRERARARLAELSERELEVAMAIADGANNAEIAGRLQLSVPTVKTYVSRLLDRLELNNRVQIAICVQQAELTP